The Rattus rattus isolate New Zealand chromosome X, Rrattus_CSIRO_v1, whole genome shotgun sequence genome has a window encoding:
- the Klhl34 gene encoding kelch-like protein 34: MSYFLSYCKAHGSSLLTGYQALRAEGFLCDVTLEAEGSEFPAHRSLLACSSDYFRALFKSHTQESRARVIHLHVPSAAGLQRLLDFIYTAWLPLSMDTVEDTLEAASYLQVTEALGLCAHYLERQLTPENCCFTANVAARFGLARTLGAAEHCIVRHLGELLLMGAGPSGLLELNPISMKAVLGAPNVARVAETRLLRLALAWLQQEPTTQRLAHSSTLLGCIRFGLVPASVLRRMYSGSGLILPTRIKSLIIQALNYHTAPSSQPLLQGEQTSVRSPQTRILLVGGLRARETVTEEIMVLPEVVRNRRPAPEPEEEEGEEEEEMEEEKEWELTQDVVSFDVYNHSWHTLTQLPQPLLGHSVCTIGNFLFVLGGESLSGSPSSSLADGSRSVTALVHRYDPRFHTWTEVPAMREARAYFWCGVVGESLLAVGGLGTCGEALASVEMYDLRRDRWVAAGELPRAVHGHAGAVGDHGVVYISGGKAGRGEGGTSSLRDMYSLSPGERVWSKRAPMGTARYGHYLAVLRGAVFAFLGRYEPFSEIERYDPSTDQWTRLRSLPYDRFCYGLAVVEETVLLLGGLKWRDSRQVPTRNVVGYDLDLDRWEDIGCVLPWAWSGLRCAVLQLAEGAEETREGEIGEVPNLVLD; the protein is encoded by the coding sequence ATGAGTTACTTCCTGTCTTACTGTAAAGCCCACGGCAGTTCTCTTCTCACTGGCTACCAGGCCCTACGCGCTGAGGGCTTCTTGTGCGATGTGACACTGGAGGCCGAGGGCAGtgagttcccagcacacaggtCCCTTCTGGCATGCTCCAGCGACTACTTCAGGGCCCTGTTCAAGAGTCACACGCAGGAATCGCGGGCTCGCGTAATTCACCTGCATGTGCCTTCAGCGGCCGGCCTACAGCGCCTGCTGGACTTCATCTACACTGCCTGGCTGCCCCTCTCCATGGACACTGTGGAGGACACTCTGGAGGCTGCCAGCTACCTGCAAGTCACCGAGGCCTTGGGACTATGTGCCCACTACTTGGAACGCCAGCTTACCCCAGAGAATTGCTGCTTCACTGCTAATGTGGCAGCTCGCTTTGGCCTGGCCCGCACCCTAGGTGCAGCGGAGCACTGTATTGTGCGCCACCTGGGGGAGCTGTTACTGATGGGCGCTGGGCCCTCGGGGCTGTTGGAACTCAATCCTATATCAATGAAGGCTGTGCTGGGTGCCCCCAATGTAGCACGGGTGGCCGAGACGCGGCTGCTGCGCCTAGCACTAGCCTGGCTGCAGCAGGAGCCCACGACCCAGCGCCTGGCACATAGTTCAACACTGCTTGGATGCATACGCTTTGGCCTGGTGCCTGCTAGTGTCCTGCGGCGCATGTACTCGGGCTCTGGTCTTATATTACCTACTAGGATCAAGAGCCTCATCATCCAGGCCCTCAATTACCACACAGCACCCTCCAGCCAGCCGCTTCTGCAGGGAGAACAGACCAGTGTCCGGAGTCCCCAGACCCGTATCTTGCTAGTTGGTGGTCTCAGAGCTAGGGAGACTGTAACTGAGGAAATCATGGTCCTACCAGAGGTAGTTCGGAATCGGCGCCCTGCACCTGaaccagaggaagaggagggagaggaggaagaagagatggaggaggagaaggagtgggagctCACTCAGGATGTAGTGTCCTTCGATGTGTACAACCACAGCTGGCACACCTTAACACAGCTGCCTCAACCACTGCTAGGCCACAGTGTATGCACCATCGGCAACTTCCTATTTGTCCTTGGAGGGGAGAGCCTTTCTGGCAGCCCATCTAGTTCCCTGGCTGATGGCTCAAGGTCAGTCACAGCCTTAGTGCACCGGTATGACCCGCGCTTCCACACTTGGACAGAGGTGCCTGCCATGAGAGAAGCAAGAGCCTACTTCTGGTGTGGTGTGGTAGGCGAGAGTCTCCTGGCTGTTGGAGGCCTGGGCACCTGTGGTGAGGCACTGGCCTCAGTGGAGATGTATGACCTTCGCAGGGACCGCTGGGTGGCAGCTGGGGAGCTACCTCGGGCAGTACATGGTCACGCAGGTGCTGTTGGGGACCATGGTGTTGTATACATCTCCGGGGGCAAGGCTGGGAGAGGTGAAGGAGGCACCAGTAGCCTCCGAGATATGTACTCCCTTAGCCCTGGAGAGAGAGTGTGGAGCAAGAGGGCACCCATGGGCACAGCTCGTTATGGGCACTACCTTGCGGTGCTGCGAGGTGCAGTGTTTGCGTTTTTGGGAAGATATGAGCCCTTCTCTGAGATTGAACGCTATGATCCCAGCACAGACCAGTGGACTCGGTTGCGGTCACTACCCTATGACCGCTTCTGCTACGGACTTGCTGTGGTAGAAGAGACAGTGCTGCTGCTGGGTGGTCTTAAGTGGCGGGATTCACGCCAGGTGCCAACCCGTAATGTAGTAGGCTATGACCTTGACCTGGACCGTTGGGAAGACATAGGCTGTGTGCTACCCTGGGCATGGAGTGGCCTTCGGTGTGCAGTGTTGCAGCTGGCGGAGGGTGCGGAGGAgacaagggagggagagattgGAGAGGTGCCAAATTTAGTGCTGGACTGA